The Sulfurimonas lithotrophica genome includes a region encoding these proteins:
- a CDS encoding FAD-dependent oxidoreductase gives MQNKVLVIGSGGAGLVAALNAHEAGADVTVLTKDYPTRAQTSMAQGGINAVLKHSQNDSVEAHIANTLKSAHGIASEEEVKKLCTEAVDAVEWLDNIGVQFSRTKDGKIAHRRLGGASGDRACYAQDYTGLKILHTLYDQVISKNIEIINDRFLLDIITKQNKVEGVSVLNKRSGEVEVYSANAVVLATGGYARIYDKHSTNAVGTSGDGIAAAIRAGARVSDMEFVQFHPTALKNSSILISESARGAGGHLLNSKSERFVDELLPRDEVARAIHEEMQKGEDIFLDIRHLGEEFIDEELPQERKLAKLYENVDPVYDLIPIKPVAHYTMGGIEVDKNSQTKVEGLFACGECANHRVHGANRLGGNSLLELVVFGREAGVSAADYAKNISVDASVDKIESNNILDEINTYTNDINFYEARTALGDMFYKNVGISRDKKSLQESLKTIKDYISKLHLMGVKDKSKIYNTNLIEFLEFKNMLELSRLVLKGALDREESRGAHYRSDFPNENEAYAKHTIVDINGVVAS, from the coding sequence ATGCAAAACAAAGTTTTAGTTATAGGTAGCGGAGGAGCCGGACTTGTTGCGGCTTTAAATGCTCATGAAGCAGGTGCAGACGTTACTGTTTTAACAAAAGATTATCCAACACGTGCTCAAACATCTATGGCACAAGGCGGTATAAACGCGGTTTTAAAACACTCGCAAAACGACAGTGTTGAAGCACACATTGCTAACACTTTAAAATCAGCTCACGGAATCGCCAGTGAGGAGGAAGTAAAAAAACTCTGCACAGAAGCTGTAGATGCAGTAGAGTGGTTGGATAATATCGGGGTTCAGTTCTCACGCACAAAAGATGGAAAAATCGCACATCGACGTCTTGGCGGTGCAAGTGGAGACAGAGCTTGTTATGCACAAGATTATACGGGCTTAAAAATTTTACATACTCTTTATGATCAGGTTATTTCTAAAAATATTGAAATTATAAATGACAGATTTCTCTTAGATATTATAACTAAGCAAAACAAAGTTGAAGGTGTTAGTGTTTTAAACAAACGCAGCGGCGAAGTAGAAGTATATAGTGCAAATGCTGTTGTTTTGGCAACAGGCGGTTATGCCCGCATCTATGATAAACACTCGACAAATGCAGTAGGAACAAGCGGAGACGGTATAGCTGCGGCAATTAGAGCAGGAGCAAGAGTCAGCGACATGGAGTTTGTTCAGTTTCATCCTACGGCACTTAAAAACTCATCTATCCTAATATCCGAATCTGCCCGTGGGGCAGGCGGGCATCTGCTAAACTCCAAAAGTGAGCGTTTTGTAGATGAATTGTTACCGCGTGATGAAGTAGCCCGTGCCATCCATGAAGAGATGCAAAAGGGTGAGGATATATTTTTAGATATCCGTCACTTGGGCGAAGAGTTTATAGATGAAGAACTTCCCCAAGAGAGAAAACTGGCAAAACTTTATGAAAATGTAGATCCCGTATATGATTTAATCCCTATCAAACCCGTAGCGCATTATACGATGGGTGGTATAGAGGTAGATAAAAACTCACAAACCAAAGTTGAGGGTTTGTTTGCCTGTGGAGAGTGTGCAAACCATAGAGTCCACGGTGCAAACCGTTTGGGCGGTAACTCACTTTTAGAGTTAGTAGTATTTGGACGCGAAGCGGGAGTAAGTGCCGCAGATTATGCTAAAAATATTAGTGTAGATGCCAGTGTTGATAAAATAGAGTCGAATAATATTTTAGATGAAATAAATACTTATACAAACGATATAAATTTTTATGAAGCAAGAACTGCTTTAGGGGATATGTTTTATAAAAACGTAGGTATTTCAAGAGATAAAAAAAGTTTGCAAGAGAGTTTAAAAACTATAAAAGATTATATATCCAAACTACATCTAATGGGTGTAAAAGATAAGTCTAAAATCTATAACACAAACCTAATAGAGTTTTTAGAGTTTAAAAATATGTTAGAACTCTCCAGACTTGTTTTAAAAGGCGCACTTGATAGAGAAGAAAGCAGGGGTGCTCACTATAGAAGTGATTTTCCAAATGAAAATGAAGCCTATGCCAAGCATACGATAGTAGATATAAACGGAGTTGTAGCATCATGA
- a CDS encoding D-2-hydroxyacid dehydrogenase: MKIVILDALTFGETDLSQFKSLGDVEVFQTTSVEQTKERITDADVIVTNKVVITDSLMADATNLKLICIAATGMNNVDLDAAKTRGIEVKNVAGYSTDSVIQHTFSMLFYLVGHSRYYDEYVKDGSYSKSPVFTDISRPFFEIKNKKWGIIGLGSIGQGVAKLADAFGAEVCYYSTSGKNHSQPYKRLTLDELLAECDIVSVHAPLSDKTNNLLDYEQLLMCKDGAVILNLGRGGIINEDAIVKIIDEKNISFGLDVLAKEPMMQNHPLLSVKNKDNLYITPHIAWASDEARDTLIASIIRNIKNTF, from the coding sequence ATGAAGATAGTTATTTTAGATGCTTTAACTTTTGGAGAGACTGATTTAAGTCAGTTTAAAAGCCTTGGAGATGTGGAAGTTTTTCAGACAACAAGTGTCGAGCAAACAAAAGAGCGTATAACGGATGCAGATGTTATAGTAACAAACAAAGTTGTTATAACAGACTCTCTTATGGCAGATGCAACAAACTTAAAACTGATATGTATAGCTGCGACAGGTATGAACAATGTAGATTTAGATGCAGCCAAGACAAGAGGTATTGAGGTTAAAAACGTAGCAGGATATTCAACAGATTCTGTAATCCAACATACGTTTAGTATGTTGTTTTATCTAGTTGGTCACTCGCGTTATTATGATGAGTATGTGAAGGACGGTAGCTATTCAAAAAGTCCTGTTTTTACAGATATATCACGTCCGTTTTTTGAAATAAAAAACAAAAAATGGGGAATTATAGGTCTTGGTTCAATCGGTCAGGGCGTAGCTAAATTAGCAGATGCATTTGGTGCAGAAGTTTGTTACTACTCGACAAGCGGAAAAAATCACTCACAACCGTATAAGCGTTTAACTTTAGATGAGCTTTTGGCTGAGTGCGATATCGTATCTGTTCATGCACCGCTAAGCGATAAAACAAATAACCTTTTAGATTATGAACAGTTGTTAATGTGTAAAGATGGAGCTGTAATTTTAAACCTTGGTCGCGGCGGTATAATCAATGAAGATGCTATAGTTAAGATTATAGATGAGAAAAACATATCTTTTGGTTTGGACGTTTTAGCAAAGGAACCGATGATGCAAAACCATCCGCTTCTTAGTGTAAAAAACAAAGATAATCTATATATAACTCCACATATTGCTTGGGCTTCAGATGAAGCTAGAGATACTTTAATAGCATCTATAATACGAAACATCAAAAACACCTTTTAA
- a CDS encoding flagellar hook capping FlgD N-terminal domain-containing protein — protein sequence MAINSVGENLATNGAYNDGSTNGVEDKTALGKDDFMTLLLVELQHQDPTEPMDSEKILTQTSQLAALESAENTNKALEELAASLSNSQQFATVSAIGKTADLGSNAIAHDEGDTTSFEVYFPESIASGEVEILDSEGNIVATVPIELPKDENGDIAESIDSGVYQFDWDGTLTSGDSAGSGVYYVTASYTDAAGNSQTTRMGAYPIESIRFEDGDTLVKVGSNYVSLSEVQEVY from the coding sequence ATGGCAATTAATTCAGTCGGAGAAAACTTAGCTACAAACGGTGCATATAATGACGGAAGTACAAACGGTGTAGAAGATAAAACAGCGTTAGGAAAAGATGATTTTATGACGCTTTTATTGGTAGAGCTTCAGCATCAAGATCCTACAGAGCCGATGGACAGTGAAAAGATTTTAACTCAAACGTCACAATTAGCAGCTTTGGAATCAGCTGAAAATACGAATAAAGCTTTAGAAGAATTAGCCGCTTCTTTATCAAACTCTCAACAGTTTGCTACTGTATCTGCCATTGGAAAAACTGCAGATTTGGGTAGTAATGCTATAGCTCACGATGAAGGTGATACTACATCTTTTGAAGTTTATTTTCCCGAAAGCATAGCAAGCGGTGAAGTGGAAATCTTGGATAGTGAAGGAAATATAGTGGCAACCGTCCCTATAGAGTTGCCTAAAGATGAAAACGGAGATATCGCCGAGAGTATAGATTCCGGTGTTTATCAGTTTGACTGGGACGGTACGCTTACAAGTGGCGACTCTGCAGGAAGCGGTGTTTACTATGTTACTGCGAGTTATACCGATGCTGCAGGAAATTCCCAAACTACCAGAATGGGTGCTTACCCGATTGAGTCTATAAGATTTGAAGACGGAGATACTTTGGTAAAAGTTGGATCTAACTACGTATCTTTAAGTGAAGTTCAAGAAGTGTACTAG
- a CDS encoding flagellar hook protein FlgE has translation MMTQAFYTGISGLRSGQAAIDITSNNVANISTVGFRGYNAEFSNMFEDVLSASGGSSVSANSIGIGAQLQSSTMNTQTGSFALSDRSTDMALEGDGWFGVMDDNGEAMYTRAGAFTFDQNSDLVNPVGEYVLGTMAGNIDLTSNIVTNDAQEVALGDVGEVQKLSFPNTLTYPPEPTTNASFAGNIGTENEVRTIGAGVIDPQGNKNHLKLTFSNPQITAAGTQWDVVATTETLDGTTIYDTQSGVVNFNTDGSIVSTTLTSINNNGAQVSMDLGSGYTGVTSIANTPISSSSSSDGTQGGDLVGYDVNRNAEVVATFSNGKQVSIAQIAVFHFRNNQGLERVSGTNFKETPNSGDAFFMQNEEGENIIGAQLATYRLENSNVAMEEALTQLIVLQRSFDANSKSITTADQMMQKALNMDA, from the coding sequence ATGATGACGCAAGCTTTTTATACAGGGATCTCGGGTTTAAGATCGGGGCAGGCTGCAATTGATATAACGTCAAATAATGTTGCAAATATATCTACGGTAGGTTTTCGCGGATATAATGCAGAGTTTTCAAATATGTTTGAAGACGTTCTTTCTGCATCCGGAGGAAGTTCTGTTAGTGCAAACAGTATAGGGATTGGTGCTCAACTTCAATCAAGTACAATGAATACACAGACAGGTTCTTTTGCACTGTCTGACAGAAGTACCGACATGGCACTAGAGGGCGATGGCTGGTTTGGTGTGATGGATGATAATGGTGAAGCTATGTATACTCGTGCAGGTGCTTTTACTTTTGACCAAAACTCAGACCTTGTAAATCCCGTAGGTGAATATGTATTAGGGACAATGGCAGGAAATATCGACCTTACTTCAAACATAGTTACCAACGATGCACAAGAGGTGGCACTTGGAGACGTAGGAGAAGTACAAAAACTTAGTTTTCCAAATACATTGACTTATCCGCCTGAACCGACAACAAATGCAAGTTTTGCAGGGAATATCGGCACAGAAAATGAAGTAAGAACCATCGGTGCGGGAGTTATCGATCCACAGGGAAATAAAAACCATTTAAAACTTACTTTTTCAAATCCGCAAATTACTGCAGCAGGTACACAGTGGGATGTCGTAGCTACAACAGAGACGCTAGACGGTACTACTATATATGACACACAAAGCGGTGTTGTAAACTTTAATACTGACGGTTCTATAGTATCTACTACGCTAACCTCTATAAACAATAACGGTGCACAGGTTTCTATGGATCTTGGTTCAGGTTATACAGGGGTAACTTCTATAGCCAACACACCTATATCATCATCTTCTTCTTCTGATGGAACACAAGGTGGAGACTTAGTCGGTTATGACGTAAACAGAAATGCCGAAGTCGTTGCAACATTCTCAAACGGTAAACAAGTCTCAATAGCTCAAATCGCCGTTTTTCATTTTAGAAACAATCAAGGACTTGAACGTGTCAGCGGAACAAATTTTAAAGAGACACCCAATAGCGGAGATGCTTTTTTTATGCAAAACGAAGAGGGTGAAAATATTATCGGTGCACAACTTGCCACTTATAGACTTGAAAACTCAAATGTTGCTATGGAAGAGGCTTTAACACAGCTCATAGTCTTACAACGCTCTTTTGATGCAAACTCAAAGTCAATTACTACAGCTGATCAAATGATGCAAAAAGCATTAAATATGGATGCATAA
- a CDS encoding flagellar hook-length control protein FliK, translating to MIVVGNKSDSKSASPLSLSTPNETQKTKGALSFSELLHGVKDKNSKTLQKGPVVLALDAKQGDAKTILNSKEETLSSLLKNEGIEINPSATKELSSSELKQLIKDAKNYLKDQITQTDGYKKSQIKELPKTLKGLAELAKKFDINISKITVEEVQAHKVSKNISSESLVELKNNEKSEKTIDKKQNSKNTDLDTEAVDVKANTKKVSTKETQQKSQVQDLDIQQQNTKVKTEAKASTAVEASKQTPLFKAQSAPQSVTTEQTLQAREFKVAEPKTAKERADDTLKLLLRGEKALKVDGNSKLTSDFSVATARVIAPGAATEAQKSLESLLRGEAGEQSASKTDALGTLKADSFEVKLNEAKQMTKYLSQDVKQAIDNYKAPFTRVKVQLNPQKLGEVDLTVIQRGKNLHVNITSNNAAINALSMNANDLKVQLNNNGIQNASLNFNSGSSDGSQANQQQQNHRQNQQASQEYSYYDSEDQQEEILSSLEIVVPNYA from the coding sequence GTGATAGTCGTCGGAAATAAAAGTGATTCAAAATCAGCTTCACCATTAAGTTTATCCACTCCTAATGAAACACAAAAAACAAAAGGTGCACTCTCTTTTAGTGAACTTTTACACGGTGTAAAAGATAAAAACTCAAAAACTTTGCAAAAGGGTCCTGTTGTTTTAGCCTTAGATGCAAAGCAAGGCGATGCAAAAACGATTTTAAATTCAAAAGAAGAAACATTATCTTCATTGTTAAAAAACGAAGGGATAGAGATAAACCCTTCTGCTACGAAAGAACTTAGTTCATCGGAGTTAAAACAACTTATTAAAGATGCAAAAAACTACTTAAAAGATCAAATAACTCAAACAGACGGATATAAAAAATCGCAAATTAAAGAGTTGCCAAAAACTCTTAAGGGTTTAGCGGAGCTTGCCAAAAAATTTGATATAAATATTTCAAAAATTACGGTTGAAGAAGTTCAAGCCCATAAAGTTTCAAAAAATATTTCGAGTGAATCATTAGTCGAACTTAAAAACAATGAAAAGTCTGAAAAAACAATAGATAAAAAACAAAACTCAAAAAATACAGACCTTGACACCGAAGCTGTTGATGTCAAAGCAAATACAAAAAAAGTATCTACAAAAGAAACTCAACAAAAATCTCAGGTACAAGACTTGGATATACAGCAGCAAAATACTAAAGTAAAAACTGAAGCTAAAGCATCTACGGCTGTTGAAGCTAGTAAACAAACTCCTCTTTTTAAGGCTCAATCTGCACCTCAATCCGTAACTACGGAACAAACTTTGCAGGCAAGAGAGTTTAAAGTAGCCGAACCAAAAACTGCTAAAGAAAGGGCTGATGATACTTTAAAGTTATTATTACGCGGTGAAAAAGCACTCAAAGTGGACGGTAATTCAAAACTTACTTCTGACTTTTCAGTTGCAACAGCACGTGTAATTGCACCCGGTGCTGCAACAGAAGCCCAAAAATCCCTAGAATCACTTCTTAGAGGCGAGGCAGGAGAACAGAGTGCATCTAAAACAGATGCCTTAGGTACATTAAAGGCGGATAGTTTTGAAGTTAAACTAAACGAAGCTAAACAGATGACCAAGTATTTATCTCAAGATGTTAAACAAGCTATAGATAATTACAAAGCACCCTTTACAAGGGTAAAAGTTCAATTAAATCCGCAAAAATTAGGTGAAGTAGATTTAACCGTAATACAACGCGGTAAAAATCTGCATGTAAATATAACGTCTAACAATGCAGCTATAAATGCGTTGTCAATGAATGCAAACGATTTAAAAGTTCAGCTTAATAATAATGGAATACAAAATGCTTCATTAAACTTCAATAGTGGTTCGTCTGATGGTAGCCAAGCAAATCAGCAACAGCAAAATCATAGACAAAATCAACAAGCTAGTCAAGAATATAGTTATTATGACAGCGAAGACCAACAAGAAGAGATTTTAAGCTCACTTGAAATTGTAGTTCCAAACTACGCTTAA
- a CDS encoding YqaA family protein translates to MPEVALLFSAFLAATIFPFSSEIAFVTAIANDMPVYKAITIASIGNVSAIIVNYWFGYWLYEKTHNKLESSKVGTKSLEYGKKYGYPILFFSWLPVIGDPLTLVAGVLRLNFVLFLFIAGFLRVGRYVAIAYLAI, encoded by the coding sequence ATGCCAGAAGTTGCTTTACTGTTTTCAGCATTTCTGGCTGCTACAATCTTTCCTTTTTCTTCTGAAATCGCTTTCGTAACGGCTATAGCTAATGATATGCCAGTATATAAAGCTATAACAATAGCATCTATAGGAAATGTTAGTGCTATTATTGTAAACTACTGGTTTGGTTATTGGCTTTATGAGAAAACACATAATAAACTAGAGAGTTCAAAAGTAGGTACAAAAAGTCTGGAGTACGGTAAAAAATACGGTTACCCGATTTTGTTTTTTTCATGGCTGCCTGTTATAGGTGACCCGCTAACATTAGTTGCAGGTGTTTTAAGACTTAATTTTGTTCTATTTTTATTTATTGCGGGATTTTTAAGAGTTGGACGTTATGTGGCAATAGCTTATTTAGCTATATGA
- the purT gene encoding formate-dependent phosphoribosylglycinamide formyltransferase: protein MKFAAPLKSNSKKVMLLGSGELGREVVIEAQRLGLETIAVDKYENAPAHQVAHRSYVVNMQNKDAILEIIRREKPDFILPEVEALSIEALLEAEKEGFNVIPNADAVNKTMNRKNIRTFAAEDLGLKTGPYKFVTTQEGLLEAAKELGFPVVIKPVMSSSGHGQSVARSESDIPHSWEEAKEARGDASELIVEAFVDFDYEITLLTARNGKETVFCEPIGHEQRDGDYVFSWQPMQMTPKALQNAQDIAKRITDGLGGQGIFGVELFVKGDEVYFSEVSPRPHDTGMVTLITQSQSEFALHLRAVLGLPLGFTFYGDGASAAFKSEVDSYAPVVEVDESLFTDNSYVRVFGKPEAHKGRRLAVALVFDKVERALEKSRELIKKIRDA, encoded by the coding sequence ATGAAATTTGCCGCACCCCTTAAATCAAATTCAAAAAAAGTTATGTTACTAGGTTCAGGTGAGCTAGGACGTGAAGTAGTTATCGAAGCTCAGAGATTAGGTCTTGAGACAATAGCAGTTGATAAGTATGAAAATGCTCCCGCACATCAAGTAGCACACCGCTCATATGTTGTAAATATGCAAAACAAAGATGCTATTTTAGAGATTATTAGAAGAGAAAAACCTGACTTTATTTTGCCTGAGGTTGAAGCACTTTCAATTGAAGCTCTTTTAGAAGCTGAAAAAGAGGGCTTTAACGTTATCCCTAATGCAGATGCCGTAAATAAAACGATGAATAGAAAAAATATCCGTACATTTGCTGCGGAAGATTTAGGACTTAAAACAGGACCTTATAAATTTGTAACTACGCAAGAAGGTTTACTTGAAGCAGCCAAAGAATTAGGTTTTCCCGTTGTTATAAAACCTGTTATGAGTTCATCAGGTCACGGTCAATCGGTAGCACGCAGTGAATCAGATATTCCGCATTCATGGGAGGAAGCAAAAGAAGCTCGCGGTGATGCAAGTGAGCTTATAGTTGAAGCTTTTGTAGATTTTGACTACGAAATAACTCTTTTGACTGCAAGAAACGGCAAAGAGACAGTTTTTTGTGAGCCTATCGGACATGAACAGCGTGATGGGGATTATGTATTTTCATGGCAGCCTATGCAGATGACTCCTAAGGCTCTGCAAAATGCTCAGGATATTGCAAAACGTATTACAGACGGACTTGGCGGTCAGGGTATTTTTGGAGTTGAGCTTTTTGTTAAGGGTGATGAGGTTTACTTCTCAGAAGTTTCTCCGCGTCCGCACGATACTGGAATGGTAACTCTGATAACTCAATCTCAGAGTGAGTTTGCACTGCATCTACGTGCAGTACTTGGTCTGCCTTTAGGTTTTACATTTTACGGAGACGGTGCATCTGCCGCATTTAAAAGTGAAGTCGATTCTTACGCACCTGTTGTAGAAGTAGATGAGAGTTTATTTACAGACAACTCTTATGTAAGAGTGTTTGGAAAACCTGAAGCACATAAGGGTCGTCGTTTGGCTGTGGCACTGGTTTTTGATAAAGTGGAACGTGCCTTAGAGAAGTCACGTGAATTAATTAAAAAAATAAGAGATGCTTAA
- a CDS encoding J domain-containing protein, which produces MLINKSKGFIIFSVTYKEFEKAVETLGLIGVETKEGVKKRYQKLSREFHPDMPEGSTEKFQEINKAYKILIKYIDNFRFRFTKEEFGNQHPFSVDDDSNHHHIAK; this is translated from the coding sequence ATGCTTATAAATAAATCAAAAGGCTTTATTATATTTAGTGTTACGTACAAAGAGTTTGAAAAAGCCGTGGAGACACTTGGGCTTATCGGAGTTGAAACAAAAGAGGGTGTGAAAAAACGCTATCAAAAACTCTCGCGTGAATTTCATCCGGATATGCCTGAGGGTTCAACAGAAAAGTTTCAAGAGATAAATAAAGCGTATAAAATTTTAATAAAATATATTGATAACTTTAGATTTCGTTTTACTAAAGAAGAATTTGGCAACCAGCATCCATTCTCCGTAGATGATGATTCAAACCACCATCATATAGCTAAATAA
- the flgE gene encoding flagellar hook protein FlgE: MLKSLFSGVSGLQSHQVAMDVESNNIANVNTIGFKYSRANFSDLLAQTKAIATAPQGELGGKNPVQVGLGSTVSSMTRIFSQGSVQNSDKNTDVAIQGDGFYIISPDGGNTYKYTRSGDFKFDAQGNFVDNNGFIVQGWLRDEDTGLVDSTAPITNINIPPGLTTPAKATEQVVLKANLNSGTEVEHFSPAYEIPSGSGTVQPAAIDSNGNPVNSGDLGVMFNGTGEAFSLQDGQGIWASFIDSTHQLMAAVPGTGGAAETFSVDFTLDDGTTQNVTVNLPLGNSSAQNGALIEAAIKAQTAITGVDAIYDSGTGALDLINKNNDTSVSHNIYVADNGSTGVAAAAITGTPAFGAALVAGDTHHTAFRYAYNSTGGSSASGADKTFQTMADLRYALEEQAQDQDYGAGGLAGVTVEVDDLGRFVIKNPTNTADDYDMSLNITAITDGTTTNNVRFTDAIDSLSSVLSAGTGGTTFSESINAATHSSSIDVFDSLGSKHTLRMEFRKTALNPNTGSTWDMVISVPSPATIDTVFPYNEKTGVVRFNNDGSLSSYSPPNISFSGNNGSAPNQQVSLSFGNAGTFAGMTSYDDESTTSGISQDGYTGGDLVGIRIDQSGTLVGSFSNGRSFGLAQIGMAKFTNNEGLSTEGGNVFIQTANSGEPIIGTAATAGRGFIQAAALEASNVDLSRSLTQLIIIQRGFQANGKTITTSDQLLQTLIGLKQ, encoded by the coding sequence ATGTTAAAATCACTTTTTTCCGGTGTATCCGGTTTACAATCACATCAAGTTGCGATGGATGTTGAATCTAACAATATAGCTAACGTTAATACTATAGGTTTTAAATATTCTCGTGCAAATTTTTCAGACCTTTTAGCCCAAACAAAAGCCATAGCAACAGCACCCCAAGGTGAGCTTGGCGGTAAAAATCCCGTACAAGTAGGACTTGGTTCGACGGTAAGTTCTATGACAAGAATCTTCTCTCAGGGTTCTGTTCAAAACTCGGATAAAAATACCGACGTTGCTATTCAAGGGGATGGCTTTTATATTATATCTCCCGATGGGGGAAACACTTATAAATATACCCGCTCAGGTGACTTTAAGTTTGATGCACAAGGTAACTTTGTAGATAACAACGGTTTCATTGTGCAAGGTTGGCTTAGAGATGAAGATACGGGACTTGTTGACTCAACAGCACCCATAACAAACATAAATATCCCGCCGGGATTAACAACACCTGCAAAAGCTACGGAACAAGTTGTTCTAAAAGCTAACCTTAATTCAGGAACAGAAGTCGAACATTTTTCTCCTGCGTATGAGATACCGAGTGGTAGCGGTACGGTTCAACCCGCAGCAATAGACTCAAATGGTAATCCTGTTAACTCGGGTGATTTAGGTGTAATGTTTAATGGAACGGGTGAAGCCTTTTCTCTTCAAGACGGACAGGGTATATGGGCATCTTTTATAGATTCGACTCATCAACTAATGGCTGCTGTACCAGGAACGGGTGGTGCAGCAGAAACATTTTCTGTAGATTTTACTTTAGATGATGGTACTACTCAAAATGTTACAGTAAACCTTCCCCTTGGTAATTCAAGTGCACAAAATGGGGCACTTATAGAGGCAGCTATAAAAGCTCAAACGGCAATAACCGGTGTTGATGCTATATATGATTCAGGTACAGGAGCTTTGGATCTTATAAATAAGAATAATGATACTTCGGTTTCTCATAATATTTATGTAGCTGATAATGGTTCTACAGGTGTAGCTGCTGCTGCCATTACTGGTACACCTGCTTTTGGTGCAGCTTTAGTTGCAGGCGATACTCATCATACAGCCTTTAGATATGCATACAATTCAACAGGTGGTTCAAGTGCATCCGGTGCAGATAAAACCTTTCAAACTATGGCAGACTTGCGTTATGCTTTAGAAGAACAGGCTCAAGATCAAGATTATGGTGCAGGTGGTCTTGCTGGTGTTACTGTTGAAGTGGATGATCTTGGTAGATTTGTTATTAAGAACCCTACAAATACAGCTGATGATTATGATATGTCTCTAAATATTACTGCAATTACAGATGGTACTACAACGAACAATGTACGTTTTACCGATGCTATAGATTCACTTAGCTCAGTATTATCAGCAGGTACAGGTGGTACAACATTTTCTGAAAGTATTAATGCGGCGACACATTCGAGTTCTATTGATGTATTTGACTCACTTGGTTCAAAACATACGCTTAGAATGGAGTTTAGAAAAACAGCACTTAACCCAAATACCGGTTCAACATGGGATATGGTAATATCTGTACCTTCTCCTGCTACTATAGATACGGTTTTTCCATATAATGAGAAAACAGGTGTTGTAAGATTTAATAATGACGGTTCTTTATCTTCATATAGTCCGCCAAATATATCATTTAGCGGTAATAATGGTTCAGCTCCGAACCAACAAGTATCACTTAGTTTTGGTAATGCCGGTACTTTTGCAGGTATGACGAGTTATGATGATGAATCAACTACATCGGGTATAAGCCAAGACGGTTATACCGGTGGTGATTTGGTAGGTATCAGAATCGACCAAAGCGGTACGTTAGTAGGTTCATTTTCAAACGGTAGAAGTTTTGGTCTTGCACAAATCGGTATGGCTAAATTTACAAATAACGAAGGTTTATCTACCGAGGGTGGAAACGTATTTATCCAAACTGCCAACTCCGGTGAGCCTATTATCGGTACTGCAGCTACTGCAGGACGTGGGTTTATCCAAGCGGCGGCACTGGAAGCATCAAACGTTGATCTCTCACGTTCGCTAACTCAGCTTATAATCATTCAGCGTGGTTTCCAAGCAAACGGTAAGACTATTACAACATCTGACCAACTTCTTCAAACACTTATAGGGCTAAAACAATAA